A window of Candidatus Vicinibacter proximus contains these coding sequences:
- the arr gene encoding NAD(+)--rifampin ADP-ribosyltransferase, whose product MENKSIQTPFAQTYFHGTKADLKIGDLIEVGFNSNFGQRKNAKYIFLTATLDAAIWGAELSVGDGKERIYLVEPTGEIEDDPDLTDKKFPGNPTLSYRSTHPFKVVGEVTVWQGHSIEQVETMKAHLAKLKDQGINSLNDE is encoded by the coding sequence ATGGAAAACAAATCAATTCAAACCCCTTTTGCTCAGACCTATTTTCATGGTACCAAAGCGGATCTTAAAATTGGTGATTTAATTGAAGTGGGGTTTAACTCTAACTTTGGCCAAAGAAAAAATGCCAAATATATTTTCTTAACGGCAACTTTGGACGCTGCCATTTGGGGTGCTGAACTATCTGTGGGCGATGGAAAGGAAAGAATTTATTTAGTAGAACCGACAGGAGAAATCGAGGATGATCCTGATTTGACGGATAAAAAATTTCCAGGTAACCCAACTTTATCTTATCGGTCGACACATCCGTTTAAAGTAGTGGGAGAAGTTACTGTATGGCAAGGACACTCAATCGAACAAGTTGAAACGATGAAAGCACATCTGGCAAAACTCAAAGATCAAGGTATTAATTCTTTAAACGATGAGTAG
- a CDS encoding LytTR family transcriptional regulator DNA-binding domain-containing protein: protein MSCPLKNLAYFEEILADKSFFSSHRSYPVNRYHIDALKDDQFILKNGCEIPISRRKKTEAGDWFL, encoded by the coding sequence GTGAGTTGTCCTCTAAAAAATTTAGCATACTTTGAAGAAATACTTGCCGATAAAAGTTTTTTCAGTAGCCATCGTTCGTATCCGGTAAACAGATACCATATTGATGCATTAAAAGACGATCAATTTATATTAAAAAATGGTTGTGAAATTCCTATTTCCAGGCGTAAAAAAACAGAAGCCGGGGATTGGTTTTTGTAG
- a CDS encoding response regulator, whose protein sequence is MQSVKALIVEDNAFMAAVLADLLQQEASNISVLGIANTGKEALHLIESIKPNVVFSDIELPDMNGFELLNQLDHIPFQTIFTTSHSHYAINAFRFNALDYLVKPIKDSELKEAIRRIGSTKSHSDVTLALQNLETKNIDDQKLVLPTQTGTLRFTLKQITHIEGERNYSYIYLSNGSRELSSKKFSIL, encoded by the coding sequence ATGCAATCGGTAAAAGCTTTAATAGTAGAAGACAATGCCTTTATGGCCGCTGTTTTGGCAGATCTACTGCAGCAAGAAGCTTCCAATATTTCAGTTTTGGGTATAGCCAATACAGGGAAAGAGGCACTGCACCTAATAGAATCTATCAAACCTAATGTTGTTTTTTCGGATATTGAATTACCGGATATGAATGGCTTTGAATTACTAAATCAGCTGGACCATATTCCTTTCCAAACTATTTTTACTACATCCCACAGTCACTATGCAATTAATGCTTTTAGATTTAATGCATTGGATTATTTAGTAAAACCTATTAAAGATTCAGAACTTAAGGAAGCGATTCGTAGAATTGGCAGCACAAAATCCCACAGTGATGTTACCTTGGCACTGCAAAATCTGGAAACAAAAAATATAGACGATCAAAAGTTAGTTTTGCCTACGCAAACAGGTACATTACGCTTTACGCTAAAGCAAATTACGCACATTGAAGGAGAGCGCAATTACAGTTATATTTATTTATCAAACGGTTCCCGTGAGTTGTCCTCTAAAAAATTTAGCATACTTTGA
- a CDS encoding response regulator: MSHEIRTPMNAIKGMTDILLRRNPKEDQKEYLEGIKQSSDSLLVIINDILDISKIEAGKVELEQEPFSVHELVDNVHTIMQFKAEEKGLEMKEDLPKDAIHVKGDATRLRQILINLLGNAIKFTEKGLVTTTLSSEQTGNKVHLHFIVSDTGIGIDADRMDRIFKSFEQAYNGTSRKFGGTGLGLSISKMLIELHGGKIWVESEKGKGSRFHFTLPYAIAETAVQEPHTEFSNANIADELKGIRILLVEDNTFNAVVAQEELEDAIEGLTLVLAENGLIAVEKLRSSDFDVILMDVQMPTMNGFEATKAIRNFGNEKANTPIIAMTANVLKEEVDFCYQAGMNDFIGKPFDTNELLQKIYNLKKKK; encoded by the coding sequence ATGAGCCACGAGATCCGCACACCAATGAACGCAATCAAAGGCATGACCGATATTTTGTTGAGACGCAACCCAAAAGAGGATCAGAAAGAGTACCTGGAAGGCATCAAACAGTCTTCCGATTCCTTACTGGTAATCATCAATGATATCCTTGATATTTCAAAAATTGAAGCCGGTAAAGTTGAATTGGAACAGGAGCCTTTTTCTGTTCATGAATTGGTGGATAATGTGCACACCATCATGCAGTTTAAAGCAGAAGAAAAGGGACTGGAAATGAAAGAGGATCTTCCAAAGGATGCTATACATGTCAAAGGTGATGCGACCCGCTTGCGGCAGATTTTGATCAACCTTTTAGGCAACGCAATTAAGTTTACTGAAAAAGGTTTAGTCACTACGACGTTAAGTTCCGAGCAGACAGGTAATAAAGTGCATTTACACTTCATTGTTTCGGATACGGGTATTGGCATTGATGCCGATAGAATGGACAGGATCTTTAAATCCTTTGAGCAAGCGTACAACGGCACCTCCAGAAAATTTGGCGGTACAGGATTGGGTTTGAGTATTTCTAAGATGTTGATTGAATTGCACGGAGGTAAAATTTGGGTGGAAAGTGAAAAAGGAAAAGGCAGTAGGTTTCATTTTACCCTACCTTATGCCATTGCCGAAACAGCCGTACAGGAACCTCATACTGAATTTTCAAATGCAAATATTGCCGATGAACTCAAGGGCATACGTATTCTGCTTGTAGAAGACAATACATTCAATGCAGTGGTTGCGCAGGAAGAATTGGAAGATGCCATTGAAGGCTTAACATTGGTGCTGGCTGAAAATGGACTTATTGCGGTAGAGAAATTGAGATCTTCAGACTTTGATGTGATATTGATGGATGTACAAATGCCAACCATGAATGGATTCGAAGCAACCAAAGCCATAAGAAACTTTGGCAATGAAAAAGCCAATACACCTATCATCGCCATGACTGCCAACGTGCTCAAAGAGGAAGTAGATTTTTGCTACCAAGCGGGCATGAACGATTTTATTGGAAAACCGTTTGATACAAATGAATTATTACAAAAGATTTATAACTTAAAAAAAAAAAAATGA
- a CDS encoding response regulator produces the protein MTNDNPTIFIVDDEPLLTEMLSDYLKEQDAGFNVKTFPTGEACLLSLDEHPDAVVMDYYLNSKEKDAANGIDILKEIKKRNPALPVIMLSSQKSYAIASQTIMYGAMHYVIKGQDAFEEIFQLIKANV, from the coding sequence ATGACCAATGACAATCCAACCATTTTCATCGTAGATGATGAGCCACTGTTAACCGAAATGTTAAGTGATTATTTAAAGGAACAAGATGCAGGATTTAATGTAAAAACATTTCCAACCGGGGAAGCGTGTTTATTAAGCCTGGATGAACACCCGGATGCTGTAGTTATGGATTATTATCTCAATTCAAAAGAAAAAGATGCTGCGAATGGTATCGATATTTTGAAAGAAATTAAAAAGCGAAATCCTGCATTACCGGTAATCATGCTGTCCAGCCAAAAAAGTTATGCAATAGCTTCACAAACCATCATGTATGGAGCAATGCATTATGTGATCAAGGGCCAGGATGCTTTTGAAGAAATTTTTCAACTGATTAAGGCAAATGTGTAG
- a CDS encoding Hpt domain-containing protein, whose protein sequence is MVDLSFLKKFTKDDPKKMKRYISLYLDVTPKTFEEMQRNLKNGDWEQLRINAHSLKPQADFMGIASLKEELIKIEEAVKLNNVDVLEKLLNESHSISRQSENILKGMLDQF, encoded by the coding sequence ATGGTCGATTTAAGCTTTTTAAAAAAGTTCACCAAAGACGATCCTAAAAAAATGAAACGCTACATTTCGTTATACCTTGATGTGACGCCAAAGACTTTTGAGGAAATGCAGCGAAACCTGAAAAATGGAGATTGGGAACAATTACGCATTAATGCACATTCTTTAAAACCACAAGCTGATTTTATGGGCATTGCAAGTTTAAAAGAAGAACTCATCAAAATAGAAGAAGCTGTGAAATTGAATAATGTGGATGTTCTTGAAAAACTATTAAATGAATCGCACTCCATATCGAGGCAATCAGAGAATATACTAAAGGGGATGTTAGATCAGTTTTAA
- a CDS encoding TetR family transcriptional regulator, translating into MTTKEKILSKALEMFNDRGIEYVGLRELAAILDMRVSNITYYFPTKDDLVNQLSLDLNKLNSELVIANEHITVLTFLEMLNSVFANHVKYRCLLLSFVHLMEQNKAISARYQKTGKDRNSVMKSNIKALTKSGYLKIKDEKDIDFLTSTLSLIIRFWISEAAVSHSRMGVQEQISHYLSMIMKLMSTYATPKAKKELEMFEEKIYGF; encoded by the coding sequence ATGACCACAAAAGAGAAAATATTATCCAAGGCACTTGAAATGTTTAATGACAGAGGCATTGAATATGTTGGCCTCAGGGAACTGGCTGCTATTTTGGATATGCGGGTTAGCAACATTACCTATTATTTCCCGACAAAAGATGATTTGGTGAATCAACTGTCATTGGATCTAAACAAATTGAATTCTGAATTAGTCATTGCAAATGAACATATTACGGTTTTGACCTTTCTTGAAATGCTGAATAGTGTATTTGCAAACCACGTTAAATATAGGTGTCTTTTGTTGAGTTTTGTCCATTTAATGGAGCAGAATAAGGCCATCTCGGCACGTTACCAAAAAACGGGGAAGGACAGAAACAGTGTAATGAAGTCAAATATAAAAGCACTTACTAAGTCCGGTTACCTCAAAATAAAGGATGAAAAGGATATAGATTTCTTAACTTCCACACTCTCGCTAATCATTCGTTTCTGGATTTCGGAGGCAGCAGTGTCACACAGTCGCATGGGTGTACAAGAGCAAATCAGTCACTATTTATCCATGATCATGAAACTGATGTCAACGTATGCAACACCAAAAGCAAAAAAAGAACTAGAGATGTTTGAGGAAAAAATATACGGATTCTAA
- a CDS encoding cupin domain-containing protein, with product MNYKYPYTIENCVGEKIIFQSVEPSNGGDKVILDAYCKPGAGPAMHTHFKQEESLTVVSGKMGYQLLGEEPKTATAGETVLFTKGTPHKFWAEGQEELHCKGWIHPANSIVFFLSAVYAAQNKSGKGEPEPFDGAYLLTKYASEYDMPEIPSFVKKVIFPITNFMGRILGKYKHFEDSPSALK from the coding sequence ATGAACTACAAATATCCATACACCATTGAAAACTGCGTTGGAGAAAAAATTATTTTCCAATCCGTAGAGCCATCCAACGGAGGTGACAAAGTAATATTGGATGCATATTGCAAACCCGGAGCCGGCCCGGCGATGCACACACATTTTAAGCAAGAAGAATCACTCACCGTCGTTTCAGGTAAAATGGGCTATCAACTCCTTGGAGAAGAACCTAAGACGGCAACAGCTGGCGAAACAGTCTTGTTTACAAAAGGCACTCCCCATAAGTTTTGGGCAGAAGGGCAAGAGGAACTACATTGTAAAGGATGGATACATCCAGCCAATTCCATTGTATTTTTTCTTTCGGCAGTTTACGCTGCACAGAATAAATCAGGCAAAGGGGAACCGGAGCCTTTTGACGGTGCCTATTTACTTACAAAATATGCAAGTGAATACGATATGCCCGAAATCCCATCATTTGTCAAGAAAGTAATTTTTCCTATAACCAATTTTATGGGCCGAATTTTGGGCAAATACAAACACTTTGAGGATTCTCCTTCGGCATTGAAATAG
- a CDS encoding CPBP family intramembrane metalloprotease, which yields MIQLIGLFTISWILIYFFEKGNLSVLGFVPTKDRLKYFTILFMVSTFFSATAFLLRMYIAREEYTISQSLSLSSIVLETWYQFRSVLTEELICRGVLLYILIKKIGQVKAILVSSVFFAAMHWLNAGVWGNWTQMTILFAFTFAMGLLLAYSFARTFSLLIPFAIHFGWNLTQNYIFPDTATGNHIFTLVVPPPTVTISYMAFFTMLLFPKISVLVFDYLIVKQHRQMDAP from the coding sequence ATGATACAATTAATCGGACTATTTACAATTTCTTGGATTCTCATTTATTTTTTTGAAAAAGGCAACTTATCGGTTTTGGGATTTGTACCAACAAAAGACAGACTGAAATATTTCACAATTCTTTTCATGGTTTCTACATTTTTTTCTGCGACTGCTTTTCTTTTGAGAATGTATATTGCAAGAGAGGAGTACACAATATCTCAATCTTTATCCCTTAGTTCAATTGTACTTGAAACATGGTATCAGTTTCGATCAGTTTTGACAGAAGAATTAATTTGCAGAGGTGTGTTGCTTTATATTCTAATTAAAAAAATCGGTCAGGTAAAAGCTATTCTTGTTAGCTCTGTATTTTTTGCAGCTATGCATTGGCTAAATGCAGGAGTTTGGGGCAACTGGACCCAAATGACCATTTTGTTTGCATTTACATTTGCAATGGGGCTTTTATTGGCTTATTCATTTGCGAGAACCTTTTCTTTACTCATCCCTTTTGCTATACACTTTGGATGGAATTTAACACAAAACTATATTTTTCCGGATACTGCAACAGGCAACCATATTTTTACTTTAGTAGTTCCTCCACCAACAGTGACTATATCGTATATGGCATTCTTTACAATGCTTTTGTTTCCAAAAATATCAGTGCTTGTGTTTGACTATTTGATTGTAAAACAACATCGACAAATGGATGCACCTTAG
- a CDS encoding DUF2975 domain-containing protein, with amino-acid sequence MSKRNNYVFIGLQIVAWVIFVGLCIEAGALLVNFIYSLYKPDIIQNLYQKMDLSEMYNRSKWAFYSMYSFILVVSILKAYLFYLVIGLISKLNLLKPFNSLVSDQITKISYFTLSIGLVSYLARQTANYLLHRGYDIDMLDQFWADSQAFILMAAVIYIIATIFSKGVEIQKENDLTV; translated from the coding sequence ATGTCAAAAAGAAACAACTATGTATTTATTGGCCTGCAGATTGTTGCTTGGGTCATTTTTGTTGGCTTATGCATTGAAGCAGGAGCCTTGTTAGTGAATTTTATTTACAGTCTGTACAAACCGGATATTATCCAGAATTTGTATCAAAAAATGGACTTAAGTGAAATGTATAATCGCAGCAAATGGGCTTTTTACAGTATGTATAGTTTCATTTTGGTCGTCTCGATTTTGAAGGCATACCTGTTCTATTTGGTCATCGGACTTATTAGCAAACTAAATTTGTTAAAACCATTCAACAGTTTGGTTTCCGATCAGATTACAAAAATTAGCTACTTCACGCTGTCGATTGGACTCGTTAGTTACCTGGCTCGACAAACAGCAAATTATCTCCTGCACCGTGGATATGATATCGATATGCTGGACCAGTTTTGGGCAGATAGCCAGGCATTCATATTGATGGCGGCAGTAATCTATATTATTGCGACAATATTTTCAAAAGGAGTTGAAATTCAAAAAGAAAACGATTTAACCGTTTAA
- a CDS encoding helix-turn-helix transcriptional regulator yields the protein MPIIVNLDVMMARRKVSLNELSERVDLTLSNLSILKTGKAKAIRFSTLEAICKALDCQPGDILEYLSPPKEE from the coding sequence ATGCCAATAATTGTAAACCTGGACGTGATGATGGCAAGACGGAAAGTTTCTTTAAATGAACTTTCTGAAAGAGTCGATTTGACTTTATCCAATCTTTCGATTTTGAAAACCGGAAAAGCAAAAGCAATTCGTTTTAGCACTCTTGAAGCAATTTGCAAAGCTCTAGACTGCCAGCCTGGAGACATTTTAGAGTATTTAAGTCCACCAAAAGAAGAATAA
- a CDS encoding DUF2200 domain-containing protein, whose amino-acid sequence MNNKVQEERVAKMTFASVYPMYVAKVEKKGRTKEELIQVIEWLTGYTNEKLQDLIEKKINFETFFQNASINPNAKLITGVICGFRVEEIENPLMQNVRYLDKLVDELAKGRKMEKILRNT is encoded by the coding sequence ATGAACAACAAGGTACAAGAAGAACGAGTTGCAAAAATGACCTTCGCCTCAGTATATCCCATGTATGTTGCAAAAGTGGAGAAGAAAGGCAGAACTAAAGAAGAATTAATCCAGGTTATAGAATGGCTTACAGGCTACACTAATGAGAAGCTTCAGGATCTCATTGAAAAAAAAATAAATTTTGAAACCTTCTTTCAAAATGCTTCCATAAATCCAAATGCTAAACTCATCACCGGTGTTATATGTGGCTTCCGTGTCGAGGAAATAGAGAATCCACTGATGCAAAATGTCCGATATTTGGATAAGCTCGTAGATGAATTGGCAAAAGGCAGGAAAATGGAAAAAATATTGAGGAACACTTAA
- a CDS encoding fasciclin domain-containing protein gives MKSKMLLLLIAGFSWLNAYNQSVVDIIVGSPDHNTLEAAVGAAGLVPTLQGQGPFTIFAPTDNAFAALPAGTVEALLKDPKGALTQILLYHTVGANALSTGLSNGQFIKTINGKSVNVLINSDGVFINNAKVTVADVIADNGVVHVIDAVLLPPATVADVIVNSPIHNTLEAAAGAAGLVPTLQGAGPFTIFAPTDNAFAALPAGTVEALLKDPKGLLTQILLYHAVGANALSTCLSNGQFIKTINGKSVNVLINSDGVFINNAKVTVADVIADNGVVHVIDAVLLPPATVADVIVNSPIHNTLEAAAGAAGLVPTLQGPGPFTIFAPTDNAFAALPAGTVEALLKDPKGLLTQILLYHAVGANALSSSLSNGQFIKTINGKSVNVLINSDGVFINNAKVTVADVIADNGVVHVIDAVLLPPATVADVIVNSPIHNTLEAAAGAAGLVPTLQGPGPFTIFAPTDNAFAALPAGTVEALLKDPKGLLTQILLYHAVGANALSTGLSNGQFIKTINGKSVNVLINSDGVFINNAKVTVADVIADNGVVHVIDAVLLPPATVADVIVNSPILTTLEAAAGAAGLVPTLQGAGPFTIFAPTDNAFAALPAGTIEALLKDPQGALTQILLYHAVGGKVLSTDLSDGQLIKTINGQSVKVTINTDGVFINNAKVIVADVIADNGVVHVIDAVLSTTVSVNEILPTNIEVYPNPVLDRIYIRNSQDQNADFNISINELSGKEIFKSRARNGEATILGMNSGIYILKISTTQGNYTQKIVKISNN, from the coding sequence ATGAAATCAAAAATGTTACTCCTACTTATTGCAGGTTTTTCGTGGTTAAATGCTTATAACCAATCCGTTGTGGACATCATTGTTGGGTCTCCTGACCACAACACCTTGGAAGCAGCTGTCGGAGCTGCGGGTCTTGTACCTACATTACAAGGTCAAGGTCCTTTTACAATTTTTGCGCCAACAGATAATGCTTTTGCTGCGCTTCCAGCAGGCACAGTTGAAGCGCTACTCAAAGATCCGAAAGGAGCCCTTACTCAAATTTTGTTGTATCATACTGTGGGGGCAAATGCTTTGTCTACAGGATTATCCAATGGACAATTCATCAAAACCATCAATGGCAAATCTGTAAATGTCCTCATCAACTCAGATGGGGTTTTTATCAACAACGCCAAAGTAACAGTTGCCGATGTGATCGCTGATAATGGTGTGGTACATGTTATTGATGCTGTTCTTTTACCTCCTGCCACTGTAGCAGATGTCATCGTTAACTCCCCTATACATAATACCCTAGAAGCTGCAGCCGGAGCTGCGGGTCTTGTACCTACTTTACAAGGTGCTGGTCCTTTTACCATTTTTGCGCCAACAGATAATGCATTTGCTGCGCTTCCAGCAGGCACAGTTGAAGCCCTACTCAAAGATCCGAAAGGATTACTAACCCAAATCTTATTGTATCATGCGGTTGGTGCAAATGCTTTGTCTACCTGTTTATCCAATGGACAATTCATCAAAACCATCAATGGCAAATCTGTAAATGTCCTCATCAACTCAGATGGCGTTTTTATCAATAACGCCAAAGTAACTGTTGCCGATGTGATCGCTGATAATGGTGTGGTACATGTCATTGATGCCGTTCTTTTACCTCCTGCCACTGTGGCAGATGTCATCGTTAACTCCCCTATACATAATACACTTGAAGCAGCTGCGGGGGCTGCGGGTCTTGTGCCTACTTTACAAGGTCCAGGTCCTTTTACCATCTTTGCGCCAACCGATAATGCTTTTGCTGCGCTTCCAGCAGGCACAGTTGAAGCCCTACTCAAAGATCCGAAAGGATTACTAACCCAAATCTTATTGTATCATGCGGTTGGTGCAAATGCTTTGTCTTCCTCTTTATCCAACGGACAATTCATCAAAACCATCAATGGCAAATCTGTAAATGTCCTCATCAACTCAGATGGCGTTTTTATCAATAACGCCAAAGTAACAGTTGCCGATGTGATCGCTGATAATGGTGTGGTACATGTCATTGATGCCGTTCTTTTACCTCCTGCCACCGTGGCAGATGTCATCGTTAACTCCCCTATACATAATACACTTGAAGCTGCAGCCGGGGCTGCGGGTCTTGTGCCTACTTTACAAGGTCCAGGTCCTTTTACCATCTTTGCGCCAACAGATAATGCTTTTGCTGCGCTTCCAGCAGGCACAGTTGAAGCGCTACTCAAAGATCCGAAAGGATTACTAACCCAAATCTTATTGTATCATGCGGTTGGTGCAAATGCTTTGTCTACAGGATTATCCAATGGACAATTCATCAAAACCATCAATGGCAAATCTGTAAATGTCCTCATCAACTCAGATGGCGTTTTTATCAATAACGCCAAAGTAACGGTTGCCGATGTGATCGCAGATAATGGTGTGGTACATGTTATTGATGCCGTTCTTTTACCTCCTGCCACTGTGGCAGATGTCATCGTAAATTCGCCAATACTTACTACCCTTGAAGCTGCAGCCGGAGCTGCGGGTCTTGTACCTACTTTACAAGGTGCTGGTCCTTTTACCATTTTTGCGCCAACAGATAATGCATTTGCTGCACTTCCTGCTGGTACCATTGAAGCTTTACTTAAAGATCCACAAGGAGCCCTTACCCAAATTTTATTGTATCATGCCGTTGGTGGCAAAGTCTTGTCCACTGACTTATCTGACGGACAATTAATTAAAACCATCAATGGACAATCTGTAAAGGTTACCATCAACACGGATGGCGTTTTTATCAACAACGCTAAAGTAATTGTTGCAGATGTTATTGCCGATAATGGTGTTGTGCATGTCATCGATGCCGTTCTTTCAACAACTGTATCCGTTAATGAAATATTGCCAACAAACATTGAAGTATATCCAAATCCGGTACTGGATAGAATCTATATAAGAAATAGTCAAGATCAAAACGCAGATTTCAATATCTCGATAAACGAACTATCCGGCAAAGAGATTTTCAAATCAAGAGCCAGAAATGGTGAAGCAACAATACTTGGTATGAATTCCGGAATTTATATTTTGAAGATTAGCACTACACAGGGAAATTATACACAAAAAATAGTTAAGATATCGAATAATTAA
- a CDS encoding RNA polymerase sigma factor encodes MSKALQIIEENLILRAKQGDDRAYKELYDKYCNSFFAICLRYSSSREEAEDMLQESMIKIFRELHSFDKDRGTFYTWGARIVINTNLASLRKSNIKFDAIESENLANTLKDQYNVLADLEVKDVIAALQEMPSGYRTVFNLYYFEGYNHQEIAEQLGVSESTSKTQLMKSKVYLKKTLEDLELAN; translated from the coding sequence TTGAGTAAAGCTTTACAGATTATCGAGGAGAATTTAATATTACGGGCCAAACAAGGTGATGACCGAGCTTATAAAGAATTGTATGATAAATACTGCAATTCCTTCTTTGCCATCTGCTTACGTTATAGTTCATCCAGAGAGGAGGCAGAGGACATGCTGCAGGAAAGTATGATTAAAATTTTTAGAGAATTGCATAGTTTTGATAAAGACCGTGGTACATTTTATACCTGGGGTGCGCGGATTGTAATCAACACCAATCTTGCTTCTCTCAGGAAGTCCAATATTAAATTTGATGCCATTGAAAGTGAAAATTTAGCTAATACTTTAAAAGATCAATACAATGTATTGGCAGATTTAGAGGTAAAGGATGTAATTGCAGCTTTGCAGGAAATGCCGTCCGGATACAGGACAGTTTTTAATCTTTATTATTTTGAAGGTTACAATCACCAGGAGATTGCAGAGCAGCTGGGCGTTTCGGAGAGTACTTCTAAAACACAGTTGATGAAATCTAAAGTTTATCTAAAAAAAACTTTAGAAGATTTAGAATTAGCGAATTAG
- a CDS encoding VOC family protein, which translates to MKKVTGIGGIFFKCKDPKKVTEWYQKHLGLTTNPYGATFEWYESEDSTKKAQTQWTPFSETTKYFEPSSKDFMINYRVENLEALVAELKKEGVTIVDNMETYDYGKFIHILDTEGNKIQLWEPID; encoded by the coding sequence ATGAAAAAGGTAACTGGCATCGGAGGCATTTTTTTTAAATGCAAAGATCCAAAAAAAGTGACAGAATGGTATCAAAAACACCTTGGCTTAACCACCAATCCCTATGGTGCTACCTTTGAATGGTATGAATCTGAAGACAGCACTAAAAAGGCACAAACCCAATGGACACCTTTTTCTGAAACCACAAAATACTTTGAACCCTCTTCTAAAGATTTTATGATAAATTACAGGGTTGAAAACCTGGAAGCACTTGTGGCAGAATTAAAAAAAGAAGGGGTAACCATTGTGGATAATATGGAAACTTACGATTACGGTAAATTCATCCATATCCTGGATACCGAAGGAAATAAAATTCAATTATGGGAACCCATTGATTGA